The genomic stretch CTGGCTCCCCGCCGGACAAAGGCGTTGGCAGTGCTCACAAATGTATAGGCAGGCACAATTACCTCATCGCCAGGGGCTATGTCCAACAGCAAAGCAGCCAGCTCTAGAGCACTGGTACACGAAGTAGTAAGCAGGCATTTGCCAAAACCATAGTGTTGTTCAAAAAAACTTTGACACTTTTTGGTAAACTTCCCATCCGATGCAATCACCATTTGATCAACGGCTGCCTTGATATAGGTAGTTTCTTTGCCTGTAAAATAGGGCTTGTTAAACGGAATTTGCATTTTATATTTTTTTATTGAATAGCCAATAGCAGCTACAAACTCACCGCTAAACCTATTCCTGACTTGCCGTACTCATTGCCATTATACAACATATACCGCTTGTGCTCAAAAGTAAATATTTCTGGATAACAAATCATTTGGCTGTCCCATCCCTCTGCCGAAACATCTAAGCCTACCAGTTCATCTTTTCTCACCCAATCCAGCCCATCGACCGACTCGGCATATCCAATACGATAAGTAGTCGTGTGGGCACTTGCCCGGTATGAGTACCACATTTTATACCTGCCCGCTTCTTTGATTACCCTGGGCACTGAAATAGCATATTCGTACTCATTTTTAAAACCTATAGCTACCTTGCCTTCCCTTTTCCAGTCAATCCCATTGGCCGATTCGGCGTACTTGATATGGTAATAATGTTGCACTTCCCCCGTAGGCTGTGCTTGCCACTGCACACAAGAAAGGTAATACATACGGTAAAATCCTTCTTCTGCCAATACACAATTGCTTGCTACAAAACAGGGGTCATACACGCAACGGTCTAACAAAGGGCCTTGGGCGTGTTTCTGAAAAGTATGGCCCCCATCTTTACTTATCAGCAAGCCAATGGCATTTCTAAAAGGTACACTGCCTCCTGTGTTCCAACCAATATAATACATCCACAATTCGTTGCCCTGGTCGAGCAAAGCAGTGGGCATAATGCCGTTTTGGTCAAACATACCCAGGTTGCCCAGAGGTACTTCTATTTTGAACTCATTGACTACCTTTTGTTGGTGCAAATCATAGTCTATAGCACAAGGCAGTGATTGGTTGGCAAGGTCACGGGTGCTAAAAAAAATACGTATGATATGTGGGGCAATAAAGTGCGCCAACGGTACTGCCTGGTAGTGTTGACGGTTATAAATTAGCCCAAGTTTTTGCCAGCGTTGCATACAATTGTTTTTTGGTGGTCACTATTGATTCTATCGTCAACTATCATTTACTCAGTTTTGCCTAACACAGACTTTATAATATACAGTGGGCGGTTTTTTACCTGATTAAAGATTTGAGCAATGTACATACCTATTACCCCCAGACAAAAAATAATGAGTCCGCCAATGCACCAAATAGAGGCTATAATAGAACTCCAACCTGCCTGAAAGTCAGTATAGGCAAGCTTTTGCACTACAATACTGAGAATGAATAAGACAGAAAAAAAGAAAATACCAAAGCCCATAAAAGCGATGTAAAGCAAAGCGCGCGACGAGAACGAGGTAACCGCACTTAAGGCAGCATAGGCACGTTTACGCCACGAATAGGTGGTGCTACCCTTGTATGGTTTGTCTATAGGGCAGGGCACTTGGTTGAACCCTGTCAGGTGCATAAGCCCTACCGGGTAGGTGTCGGCTTCGTTGTATTGCAATAAGTGCTGCAAATAATTTGGCTTCATAAGCCGTGCCCATGCCTGATTGCGGGGTATTTGGTGTTCGCTGAGTTTGTCAAGCACCCATAAAAACCAATTGCCTAGTACCTTTTTCACAAAAAATCCTTGGCGCTTTTTTACTACTCCGTATACTACGTCTGTGCCTGCTTTGGCTTGCATGAGGGGATAAAACTTTGCCAGGTTTTCGGGAGCTTCTTCCAGGTCAACATCTAAAATAAACACATAGTCGGGGTTGGTTTGCAAAGCATATTGCATGCCTGCAAACATCGCTGGATACTGCCCAAAATTGCGCGATAAACTTACCAGGGTGATGTGAGGATCCTGTTCCATGAGTTGCTTTACCACTTCTACCGAATCGTCGGGCGAACCGTCGTTGACAAATACCAGTTGATAGCTCAGTCCCAGCGAAACAATACAATCTTTGATACGACGATAAAACTCAGGAATGTATGCCCTTGATTTATACAAAGAAGTAACCACCGTGATTTTTTTCATAAATTAGTCACTTGTCTAAGGAATGGTGTAAAAATAAATTTCTATAGTTTAATAAAATATTTTGTTGCTAGACGAGGCAAAAAATCGGCTAATAGCATCGCTATTCGGCTATTTTTTAACAAAGTATAGCCTCAAAA from Microscilla marina ATCC 23134 encodes the following:
- a CDS encoding glycoside hydrolase family protein; translation: MQRWQKLGLIYNRQHYQAVPLAHFIAPHIIRIFFSTRDLANQSLPCAIDYDLHQQKVVNEFKIEVPLGNLGMFDQNGIMPTALLDQGNELWMYYIGWNTGGSVPFRNAIGLLISKDGGHTFQKHAQGPLLDRCVYDPCFVASNCVLAEEGFYRMYYLSCVQWQAQPTGEVQHYYHIKYAESANGIDWKREGKVAIGFKNEYEYAISVPRVIKEAGRYKMWYSYRASAHTTTYRIGYAESVDGLDWVRKDELVGLDVSAEGWDSQMICYPEIFTFEHKRYMLYNGNEYGKSGIGLAVSL
- a CDS encoding glycosyltransferase family 2 protein, with translation MKKITVVTSLYKSRAYIPEFYRRIKDCIVSLGLSYQLVFVNDGSPDDSVEVVKQLMEQDPHITLVSLSRNFGQYPAMFAGMQYALQTNPDYVFILDVDLEEAPENLAKFYPLMQAKAGTDVVYGVVKKRQGFFVKKVLGNWFLWVLDKLSEHQIPRNQAWARLMKPNYLQHLLQYNEADTYPVGLMHLTGFNQVPCPIDKPYKGSTTYSWRKRAYAALSAVTSFSSRALLYIAFMGFGIFFFSVLFILSIVVQKLAYTDFQAGWSSIIASIWCIGGLIIFCLGVIGMYIAQIFNQVKNRPLYIIKSVLGKTE